A portion of the Coturnix japonica isolate 7356 chromosome 4, Coturnix japonica 2.1, whole genome shotgun sequence genome contains these proteins:
- the LOC107312593 gene encoding rho GTPase-activating protein 20-like isoform X4, with protein sequence MKPIIQRRRSTPSAITKALGKSKQHSRETTLSSSHSDNGLPSGIFSNSDSTFVLDERVQLTVGLQTQERHLILFSDRLIIAKSKSSSSLKFKKQVHLSEVWTSNCLSEVTEKKMSPEYSFVIGWPTINYVVTFSSAEVKEQWLSALLWHISEMKQNECLKNLTLQIFMLDADNCSSTTTVKVSNVETAESVIKKTLVQLGFPGRTSDHHLWVISGKDDPAYPLIAGHEHPFSIALNCLRDSADQHQGTHNHTLLLDGSEASFLEQLPKEKQCQFVLKPRPQAPVPLRRESVQKHTKRKKSLIDWALRRSTSAPTDSPLSQSPTTPQKLFGMSLSSVCPDGILPKPIMDFLRNIPDSVLSSDMHGMWMEAVDTENRAHKIEAIKSLVNQLPEANLILLRHLFGVLHHIEQNSVVNQMNAFNLALCIAPNMLWLPSPTGPEEESKSTKKVAMLVQFLIENSAEIFGGDIASLFQRPDKNSTNSEGSLGMAQNGDSSDELEFSAYDLERPKHSLMPKTDDIFESPSGLLLDEEQEDWDLFSEITACYQSKTQKNSSADSYDLLEEEGSFSSTGSIRSLSPARDRCSSEPSVCLSSQLPAQSHEPVARQSSCDATIMHSHTDYIHRLKQLQVESQKLIDEGLSTGANKVRQNLWQPPQARSRVKKLSFQKSSLSNRSSFSSLSSTATSPSASSLSSLDSAFSYCSESSAVSSTDVSSLSFIFGTSARLHAVSPKIAKKSPKEWHRSFTSPVPLQPCDLDSFHDYKPKAVESRHCSGERKSFPSVSRAAAGSPLTNTDWEKEERQLGIEGVPDLKLQSLDCPSDLEQNPEPSPDGPASKKFLQINQQQHREKVVKHIEIRSVDACSPSQESLKRTKITFYMSPNKEYSWGSPVEEEWPLANASSNDSPSSHKEQSESKGLQTVRVHIPQTVFYGQSTPLVLQSASRQIHYEPTILFSQAGHKESLPSASIPKELESKPVEVTQVPVQSKVFNTFGHTIRIILPASIRSTIREYFKHDETKTYPLAEAEAVENELLRSRTEWLRSQPLAEMAEKHDAMAFAEETFV encoded by the exons GTCTTCCTCCAGCCTGAAGTTTAAAAAGCAAGTGCATCTGAGTGAAGTGTGGACCAGCAACTGTCTCAGTGAAGTAACTGAGAAAAAGATGAGTCCTGAGTATTCATTTGTTATCGGCTGGCCTACCATCAACTATGTTGTCACATTCAG CTCAGCTGAGGTGAAGGAACAATGGCTGTCTGCATTGCTGTG GCATAtcagtgaaatgaaacagaatgaatGTCTGAAGAACCTAACCCTTCAGATCTTCATGCTGGATGCTGACAACTGTTCTTCT aCCACCACAGTCAAGGTGTCCAATGTGGAAACTGCAGAGAGTGTGATAAAGAAGACGCTTGTCCAGCTTGGATTTCCT GGTAGAACAAGTGACCACCATCTCTGGGTGATCTCAGGAAAAGATGACCCTGCTTACCCTCTCATTG CAGGGCACGAACATCCATTCAGCATCGCACTGAACTGTCTCCGGGACTCTGCTGACCAGCACCAAGGAACCCACAATCACACCCTCCTGCTTGATGGCTCAGAGGCATCCTTTCTTGAGCAACTCccaaaagagaaacaatgtCAGTTTGTCCTAAAACCCAGGCCCCAAGCTCCAGTGCCACTGAGGAGGG agtCAGTGCAGAAGCACACCAAGAGGAAGAAGTCCTTGATTGACTGGGCCCTGCGGCGCAGCACCAGTGCACCCACAGACAGCCCTCTGTCGCAGTCACCTACCACCCCACAGAAACTCTTTGGCATGTCTCTGTCCTCTGTCTGTCCTGACGGGATTCTTCCCAAGCCAATCATG GATTTTCTCCGAAATATACCTGACAGTGTTCTATCCTCAGACATGCATGGAATGTGGATGGAAGCTGTGGATACAGAAAATCGGGCACATAAGATTGAAGCTATCAAAAG CTTGGTCAACCAGCTCCCAGAGGCCAACCTTATCTTACTCAGACACCTCTTTGGAGTTCTTCATCACATTGAGCAGAATTCAGTCGTGAATCAGATGAATGCGTTTAACCTGGCTCTTTGCATAGCACCCAATATGCTGTGGCTACCTAGTCCCACAGGGCCTGAGGAGGAGAGCAAGTCTACAAAGAAG GTAGCCATGTTGGTACAGTTTCTGATTGAAAACTCAGCAGAGATTTTTGGAGGTGACATTGCTTCCTTGTTTCAAAGACCAGACAAAAATTCCACAAACTCAGAGGGATCTCTGG GCATGGCTCAGAATGGTGACTCCTCTGATGAGCTGGAATTCTCTGCTTATGACCTGGAAAGACCAAAGCATTCTCTGATGCCTAAAACAGATGATATTTTTGAATCACCCAGCGGCTTGTTACTTGATGAGGAGCAAGAAGACTGGGACTTGTTCAGTGAGATCACAGCCTGCTACCAAAGCAAAACCCAGAAGAATTCCAGTGCAGACAGCTATGACCTCCTAGAAGAGGAGGGTTCCTTCAGCTCCACTGGCTCAATTCGTTCACTCAGCCCAGCCAGGGACCGGTGCTCATCAGAGCCCAGTGTCTGCCTTAGCTCCCAGCTTCCTGCTCAGAGCCATGAGCCAGTGGCTCGCCAGTCTAGCTGTGATGCCACCATTATGCACAGTCACACAGACTACATCCACAGGCTCAAGCAACTGCAAGTAGAGAGCCAGAAATTGATTGATGAAGGCCTTAGCACTGGGGCTAATAAAGTCAGGCAGAATTTGTGGCAGCCACCTCAGGCCAGATCTAGGGTGAAGAAGCTCAGCTTTCAGAAATCCAGCCTGTCCAACAGGTCCAGCTTCTCTAGCCTGTCCTCCACCGCTACATCCCCATCTGCATCCTCGCTTAGCTCCCTAGACAGTGCTTTCTCATACTGCTCGGAGTCATCAGCTGTCAGTTCCACAGATGTGTCCTCCCTGTCATTTATATTTGGCACATCTGCAAGGCTTCATGCTGTGTCTCCCAAAATTGCCAAGAAGTCCCCAAAAGAGTGGCACAGGTCCTTCACCTCTCCTGTGCCTTTACAGCCATGTGACCTAGACAGTTTCCATGACTATAAACCCAAGGCGGTAGAGAGCAGACATTGTTCTGGGGAGAGGAaaagttttccttctgtcagcagagctgcagcaggaagcccACTAACCAACACTGACtgggagaaagaggagagacAGCTGGGAATTGAGGGAGTGCCTGATCTGAAGCTCCAAAGCCTGGATTGCCCCAGCGATCTAGAACAAAATCCTGAGCCTTCACCTGATGGCCCAGCCAGCAAGAAATTCCTGCAGATCAACCAGCAGCAACACAGGGAGAAGGTCGTGAAGCACATTGAAATCAGAAGTGTTGATGCCTGCTCTCCAAGCCAGGAAAGCCTGAAGCGCACCAAGATAACTTTTTACATGTCCCCAAATAAAGAATATTCTTGGGGATCACCAGTGGAAGAGGAGTGGCCCTTGGCAAACGCCAGCAGCAATGACTCACCCAGTAGCCACAAAGAGCAAAGTGAATCTAAGGGCTTGCAGACTGTGAGAGTCCATATTCCCCAGACAGTGTTTTATGGGCAGAGTACCCCCCTTGTTCTGCAGTCTGCCTCCAGGCAGATCCACTATGAGCCAACAATCCTGTTCTCACAAGCAGGGCACAAAGAGAGCCTCCCAAGTGCCTCCATTCCTAAGGAGCTGGAGAGCAAGCCAGTGGAGGTGACACAGGTGCCAGTCCAGAGCAAGGTTTTCAACACATTCGGCCACACCATCCGTATCATCCTCCCTGCTTCCATTCGAAGCACCATCAGGGAATATTTCAAACATGATGAAACCAAGACCTACCCCTTggctgaagcagaagcagtggAGAATGAACTTCTTCGGAGCAGGACGGAGTGGCTCAGGAGCCAGCCACTGGCAGAAATGGCTGAAAAACATGATGCAATGGCTTTTGCAGAAGAGACATTTGTCTAG
- the LOC107312593 gene encoding rho GTPase-activating protein 20-like isoform X1 yields the protein MKPIIQRRRSTPSAITKALGKSKQHSRETTLSSSHSDNGLPSGIFSNSDSTFVLDERVQLTVGLQTQERHLILFSDRLIIAKSKSSSSLKFKKQVHLSEVWTSNCLSEVTEKKMSPEYSFVIGWPTINYVVTFSSAEVKEQWLSALLWHISEMKQNECLKNLTLQIFMLDADNCSSTTTVKVSNVETAESVIKKTLVQLGFPGRTSDHHLWVISGKDDPAYPLIAGHEHPFSIALNCLRDSADQHQGTHNHTLLLDGSEASFLEQLPKEKQCQFVLKPRPQAPVPLRRESVQKHTKRKKSLIDWALRRSTSAPTDSPLSQSPTTPQKLFGMSLSSVCPDGILPKPIMDMLFLLYHEGPSTRGIFRRSANAKTCKELKEKLNSGDDVQVDGESVFVAAAVITDFLRNIPDSVLSSDMHGMWMEAVDTENRAHKIEAIKSLVNQLPEANLILLRHLFGVLHHIEQNSVVNQMNAFNLALCIAPNMLWLPSPTGPEEESKSTKKVAMLVQFLIENSAEIFGGDIASLFQRPDKNSTNSEGSLGMAQNGDSSDELEFSAYDLERPKHSLMPKTDDIFESPSGLLLDEEQEDWDLFSEITACYQSKTQKNSSADSYDLLEEEGSFSSTGSIRSLSPARDRCSSEPSVCLSSQLPAQSHEPVARQSSCDATIMHSHTDYIHRLKQLQVESQKLIDEGLSTGANKVRQNLWQPPQARSRVKKLSFQKSSLSNRSSFSSLSSTATSPSASSLSSLDSAFSYCSESSAVSSTDVSSLSFIFGTSARLHAVSPKIAKKSPKEWHRSFTSPVPLQPCDLDSFHDYKPKAVESRHCSGERKSFPSVSRAAAGSPLTNTDWEKEERQLGIEGVPDLKLQSLDCPSDLEQNPEPSPDGPASKKFLQINQQQHREKVVKHIEIRSVDACSPSQESLKRTKITFYMSPNKEYSWGSPVEEEWPLANASSNDSPSSHKEQSESKGLQTVRVHIPQTVFYGQSTPLVLQSASRQIHYEPTILFSQAGHKESLPSASIPKELESKPVEVTQVPVQSKVFNTFGHTIRIILPASIRSTIREYFKHDETKTYPLAEAEAVENELLRSRTEWLRSQPLAEMAEKHDAMAFAEETFV from the exons GTCTTCCTCCAGCCTGAAGTTTAAAAAGCAAGTGCATCTGAGTGAAGTGTGGACCAGCAACTGTCTCAGTGAAGTAACTGAGAAAAAGATGAGTCCTGAGTATTCATTTGTTATCGGCTGGCCTACCATCAACTATGTTGTCACATTCAG CTCAGCTGAGGTGAAGGAACAATGGCTGTCTGCATTGCTGTG GCATAtcagtgaaatgaaacagaatgaatGTCTGAAGAACCTAACCCTTCAGATCTTCATGCTGGATGCTGACAACTGTTCTTCT aCCACCACAGTCAAGGTGTCCAATGTGGAAACTGCAGAGAGTGTGATAAAGAAGACGCTTGTCCAGCTTGGATTTCCT GGTAGAACAAGTGACCACCATCTCTGGGTGATCTCAGGAAAAGATGACCCTGCTTACCCTCTCATTG CAGGGCACGAACATCCATTCAGCATCGCACTGAACTGTCTCCGGGACTCTGCTGACCAGCACCAAGGAACCCACAATCACACCCTCCTGCTTGATGGCTCAGAGGCATCCTTTCTTGAGCAACTCccaaaagagaaacaatgtCAGTTTGTCCTAAAACCCAGGCCCCAAGCTCCAGTGCCACTGAGGAGGG agtCAGTGCAGAAGCACACCAAGAGGAAGAAGTCCTTGATTGACTGGGCCCTGCGGCGCAGCACCAGTGCACCCACAGACAGCCCTCTGTCGCAGTCACCTACCACCCCACAGAAACTCTTTGGCATGTCTCTGTCCTCTGTCTGTCCTGACGGGATTCTTCCCAAGCCAATCATG GATATGCTGTTCCTGCTGTATCATGAAGGTCCCTCTACTAGGGGCATTTTCAGACGTTCTGCCAATGCCAAGACTTGCAAGGAATTGAAGGAGAAGCTGAACTCTGGGGATGATGTCCAGGTGGATGGAGAGTCAGTCTTTGTGGCTGCAGCTGTCATCACG GATTTTCTCCGAAATATACCTGACAGTGTTCTATCCTCAGACATGCATGGAATGTGGATGGAAGCTGTGGATACAGAAAATCGGGCACATAAGATTGAAGCTATCAAAAG CTTGGTCAACCAGCTCCCAGAGGCCAACCTTATCTTACTCAGACACCTCTTTGGAGTTCTTCATCACATTGAGCAGAATTCAGTCGTGAATCAGATGAATGCGTTTAACCTGGCTCTTTGCATAGCACCCAATATGCTGTGGCTACCTAGTCCCACAGGGCCTGAGGAGGAGAGCAAGTCTACAAAGAAG GTAGCCATGTTGGTACAGTTTCTGATTGAAAACTCAGCAGAGATTTTTGGAGGTGACATTGCTTCCTTGTTTCAAAGACCAGACAAAAATTCCACAAACTCAGAGGGATCTCTGG GCATGGCTCAGAATGGTGACTCCTCTGATGAGCTGGAATTCTCTGCTTATGACCTGGAAAGACCAAAGCATTCTCTGATGCCTAAAACAGATGATATTTTTGAATCACCCAGCGGCTTGTTACTTGATGAGGAGCAAGAAGACTGGGACTTGTTCAGTGAGATCACAGCCTGCTACCAAAGCAAAACCCAGAAGAATTCCAGTGCAGACAGCTATGACCTCCTAGAAGAGGAGGGTTCCTTCAGCTCCACTGGCTCAATTCGTTCACTCAGCCCAGCCAGGGACCGGTGCTCATCAGAGCCCAGTGTCTGCCTTAGCTCCCAGCTTCCTGCTCAGAGCCATGAGCCAGTGGCTCGCCAGTCTAGCTGTGATGCCACCATTATGCACAGTCACACAGACTACATCCACAGGCTCAAGCAACTGCAAGTAGAGAGCCAGAAATTGATTGATGAAGGCCTTAGCACTGGGGCTAATAAAGTCAGGCAGAATTTGTGGCAGCCACCTCAGGCCAGATCTAGGGTGAAGAAGCTCAGCTTTCAGAAATCCAGCCTGTCCAACAGGTCCAGCTTCTCTAGCCTGTCCTCCACCGCTACATCCCCATCTGCATCCTCGCTTAGCTCCCTAGACAGTGCTTTCTCATACTGCTCGGAGTCATCAGCTGTCAGTTCCACAGATGTGTCCTCCCTGTCATTTATATTTGGCACATCTGCAAGGCTTCATGCTGTGTCTCCCAAAATTGCCAAGAAGTCCCCAAAAGAGTGGCACAGGTCCTTCACCTCTCCTGTGCCTTTACAGCCATGTGACCTAGACAGTTTCCATGACTATAAACCCAAGGCGGTAGAGAGCAGACATTGTTCTGGGGAGAGGAaaagttttccttctgtcagcagagctgcagcaggaagcccACTAACCAACACTGACtgggagaaagaggagagacAGCTGGGAATTGAGGGAGTGCCTGATCTGAAGCTCCAAAGCCTGGATTGCCCCAGCGATCTAGAACAAAATCCTGAGCCTTCACCTGATGGCCCAGCCAGCAAGAAATTCCTGCAGATCAACCAGCAGCAACACAGGGAGAAGGTCGTGAAGCACATTGAAATCAGAAGTGTTGATGCCTGCTCTCCAAGCCAGGAAAGCCTGAAGCGCACCAAGATAACTTTTTACATGTCCCCAAATAAAGAATATTCTTGGGGATCACCAGTGGAAGAGGAGTGGCCCTTGGCAAACGCCAGCAGCAATGACTCACCCAGTAGCCACAAAGAGCAAAGTGAATCTAAGGGCTTGCAGACTGTGAGAGTCCATATTCCCCAGACAGTGTTTTATGGGCAGAGTACCCCCCTTGTTCTGCAGTCTGCCTCCAGGCAGATCCACTATGAGCCAACAATCCTGTTCTCACAAGCAGGGCACAAAGAGAGCCTCCCAAGTGCCTCCATTCCTAAGGAGCTGGAGAGCAAGCCAGTGGAGGTGACACAGGTGCCAGTCCAGAGCAAGGTTTTCAACACATTCGGCCACACCATCCGTATCATCCTCCCTGCTTCCATTCGAAGCACCATCAGGGAATATTTCAAACATGATGAAACCAAGACCTACCCCTTggctgaagcagaagcagtggAGAATGAACTTCTTCGGAGCAGGACGGAGTGGCTCAGGAGCCAGCCACTGGCAGAAATGGCTGAAAAACATGATGCAATGGCTTTTGCAGAAGAGACATTTGTCTAG